In Serinicoccus marinus DSM 15273, the genomic stretch GGCGCTGCGGCGATCGGCGCGGTATCCGGCGACGTCGAGCATGAGCCGGCTGCGCTCCCCCGTGCTGGCCTGGACCGCGAGGCGCGTCAGCTCCTGCAGCGCCTCGAGGACGGACCCGCCCGGGCCCACGAGCCGCCGGGGTGCCGCCCCGTCCTCGGAGTCCACGAGCGCGACCGCGGCCCGGTCCCCGTCGACGTCGACCTCGAGGTCCCCGTCCAGGTCGGCGATGTCCAGGAGGGTCTCGAGGAAGTCCGCCGCCACCTCCCCCTCGCGGACGAGGTCCGCGGAGCGACCCTCCGTCGAGCCGGACTGCTGCTGCTCTTCGGCGGCCCTCTCCACCGGCTCAGATGTGATCTGCGTCACATCTGCGCCCTCGTTGGTCGCCTGGGTCTCGGTGTCGTTCGGCAGGGTCATCAGGGACTCCTCGGTGGTGGGGATGGGAAGTGCGCCCGGACGGGCGCGGGATCGGTGGCTCAGCGCCTCTTGCTGCGCTTCTTGCTCTTGGGTTGGGTCCGCTGACCCGCCGTCCGGGCCTGCACCTGCGTGCGAGCCGCCTCGCGCTCGGCCATGAAGTTCGGGTTCTTCAGCTGGATCCCGGTGGCCGTCTTGCCCTTGCGCGCCATGCGGGCCTTGTACTTCTCCTCGGCCGGCGTGTTCGGCGCCGGCATGTTGCGGATGACGAAGAACTGCTGGCCCATGGTCCACAGGTTGCTGACCGTCCAGTAGATGAGCAGCGCCACCGGGAAGTTGACGCCCGTCACGGCGAAGACGATAGGCAGCACGTAGATGAGGATCTGCTGCTGCCGCGCCATCGGGCTGTTGAGGGCCTCCGGCGACATGTTCTGGCGCATCAGCTGGTGGCTGGTGATGAACTGCGTCGCCGACATCACGAGGATCAGCACCAGGGACAGGATCTTCGCTGACAGGTCCTGGTCGTGCAGGAAGGTCGAGGTCAGCCCGGCCCCGAAGATCTCCGAGCCGGCCATCTTCGTCGCCAGCTCCCGGGTGAAGAGCCCGAGCGGCTCGACGTCGCCGCGACTCACCGTCTCCGCGGTGTTGAGCAACCGGAAGAGGGCGAAGAAGAACGGCATCTGGATGAGGATGGGCAGGCAGGCACCGAAGGGGTTGGCACCCGCCTCGCGGTACAGCCCGAAGGTCTCCTCCTGGAAGGCCTTCTGGCTCGCCTGGTCCTTCTTGCCCTTGTACTTCGCCTGGATCTTCATCAGCTCGGGCTGCACGATCTGCAGCCGGCGCTGACTGCGGATCTGGCGGATCATGAGCGGCGTCAGCAGGGCCCTGAGGGTGACGACCAGCCCGACGATGGCGAGGACCCAGGTCCACCCGCTGGTGTCGGGCATACCGAACTGGGTGAGCAGCCACTCGAAGCCGACGAGGATCGCGGAGTCGAACCAGATGAAGGGGAACAGGATGGTGTCGAAGAATCCCATGGGGTCCTCAGTCTCGGCGGGCGGCGGCGGTCTCGTCGCCCGGGGTGGTCGTCGGAGCGTGCTGCTCCACGGTCGGGTCCGTGCGGTCCCCGGCCCCTGAGCCGGGACGGGGCGGCACGTGGTCCACCCCGCCGGCCGCCCACGGGTGGCAGCGCAGGACACGGCGCACCGTCAACCACCCGCCCCGCAGGGGACCGTGGCGCTCCAGCGCGTTGACACCGTAGGCGGAGCAGGACGGGTAGTAACGGCAGACCGGGCCCAGCAACGGCGAGATCGTCCACTGGTAGAGCCGGATCATCCAGACCAGAGGACGAGCCAGGACGCTACGAGGTTCCCCCTCGCCCACGCCTCCCCGGTGGACGTCACGGAGCTGGGCCTCACTCATACGAGCCGCGGCAGCGCGCGCGCCAGCCCCTCGTCAAGCGCGGAGCCCAACTCGGTCGAGGTGGCCGATGCCGCCGGGGGCAGGGCCCGGACGACGAGGTCGGTTCCGCAGGGCATCGTGGCCAGTCGTGCGCCGACCAGCGCCCGC encodes the following:
- the yidD gene encoding membrane protein insertion efficiency factor YidD gives rise to the protein MSEAQLRDVHRGGVGEGEPRSVLARPLVWMIRLYQWTISPLLGPVCRYYPSCSAYGVNALERHGPLRGGWLTVRRVLRCHPWAAGGVDHVPPRPGSGAGDRTDPTVEQHAPTTTPGDETAAARRD
- a CDS encoding protein jag; the protein is MTLPNDTETQATNEGADVTQITSEPVERAAEEQQQSGSTEGRSADLVREGEVAADFLETLLDIADLDGDLEVDVDGDRAAVALVDSEDGAAPRRLVGPGGSVLEALQELTRLAVQASTGERSRLMLDVAGYRADRRSALVSEAQEAVAQVRDTGQRRELEPMTAFERKVVHDEVLAAGLRSESEGTEPSRYVVVLPAD
- the yidC gene encoding membrane protein insertase YidC, producing MGFFDTILFPFIWFDSAILVGFEWLLTQFGMPDTSGWTWVLAIVGLVVTLRALLTPLMIRQIRSQRRLQIVQPELMKIQAKYKGKKDQASQKAFQEETFGLYREAGANPFGACLPILIQMPFFFALFRLLNTAETVSRGDVEPLGLFTRELATKMAGSEIFGAGLTSTFLHDQDLSAKILSLVLILVMSATQFITSHQLMRQNMSPEALNSPMARQQQILIYVLPIVFAVTGVNFPVALLIYWTVSNLWTMGQQFFVIRNMPAPNTPAEEKYKARMARKGKTATGIQLKNPNFMAEREAARTQVQARTAGQRTQPKSKKRSKRR